In the genome of Raphanus sativus cultivar WK10039 chromosome 9, ASM80110v3, whole genome shotgun sequence, the window ATCTAGAACAGGTTATGCACCAGAGAGAGCTTTCCAGACAAAAACTTTTAATTTGGGCGGAGCCTGGATATGCCATACTTGAGCTTTAAGTGGGTTTAACGAAGTTGTCTCCGTATGACATCGAAGCAACTCCTTCTTGTTGACTGAGAACGCCAATTCATAGCCAGTTTTGACAGTGTACAGCCCACTAGGAGTAGACTTCCACACCCAAGAATCCCGATCAAAAACAGAGGGTTGGTTCCGCAAGAGTATTTGAACATCACTAGGAACAAAGAGCTCATCCAACAGAGTTTTGTTCCATCTTCTCTTAGGGAAGTCAATCACATCGGATACCTTCAAATTTGCATCAAAAACTCTCTGTTTACGATATGGAGGTCTGCAGGTACCATCCTCGTCCTCCATCCATGGTTCAGACCATACATGAATGTCTCTCCCATCGCCTACAGAGTATTTCAGACCTTTTTGAAGAAGCTCTCTCCCAAACAGTATACTCTTCCATGCATAAGAGACCTTATTACCCATTCTCACATCTAGGAAGCGCTTTTCACCAAAGTACTTGCCTTTAAGAACACGAGCCATGAGACAATCCTCAAATTGTATCATCCTCCAGGCCTGTTTTGCTAACAGTGCTTGATTGAAACACTCCAACTCTCTAAATCCCATGCCACCATCTTCTTTTGACAGACACAATTTCTCCCAACTCATCCAgtgaatttttcttttaaatgccAGACCATCCCACCAAAACCGAGCCATTTCACTACTCAGTCCGGAAATTACAGTCTTAGGAAGTTGGTAGACAGACATTGGCAATACCGGAAGGGCTGATGCAACCGCTTTGATGAGCACCTCTTTCCCTCCTTGAGATAGATGTTTTGCATGCCAGCCTGAGATCTTGTTATTCATACGCTCCTTGAGATATGAAAATAACTTAATTTTGGATCCTTTCATAATCTCAGGGATGCCTAAGTATTTATCCATCCCTCCTTCCTTCTCAATTCCAAGCACCGTTTTAATTCTACCCTTCTCTGCTTCCCGGACACTCTTGCCAAATATAATAGAAGATTTTGCCGGATTAAGCTTTTGGCCCGTCACCTGTTCATACCTCGTGAGAATGTTGATCAGATTATGACTCTGCTCTGCATTAGCTTGACAAGCAAACAGACAGTCATCAGCAAAATGAAGCTGATTGATAGAGGGACCAGTCAGACCAAACTTGATGCCCGAGATTTCTTCACCGCTTTCTGCCCTGGTGAGTAAATGATTGAGGCCTTCAGAGCACAAAACGAACAAGGCTGGTGACAAAGGGTCGCCCTGCCTCAGGCCTCGTTGCGGTACTATAACACCATGGGGCTGGTCATTTATGAGCACTGAATAAGTAACTGAAGAAACACACTTCATGACCCAGAAGATCCACTTCTGGTCAAATCCTAGAGCACACATCAAAGACCTTAGATATCCCCACTCCACGCGATCATATGCCTTCGACATATCGGTCTTCACTACCATCTTATCGGAGTTGCAGTCTTGTGAATCCCCCAACGAATGAATCATCTCGTGTGCGATTGTAATGTTATATGTCATGAGTCTTTCAGAGACAAACGCAGATTGAGTAGGAGATATAATCACTTGCAACACAGGAACAATCCTTTTCGCCATAACTTTCGAGATGATTTTGTACATGACGGAGCACAAACTGATTGGTCGGAGATCAGAGATAGATTCCGGATCTTGGATCTTAGGAATCAAACAAAGATGAGTATAATTCCATTCCTTTGGAAGAATACCTTCTTCAAAAAATCTCTGTACTTCTCGAACAACTTGCGCTTGAACGATACTCCAGAATTTCTGATAAAACAGAGCGGACATACCATCAGGTCCCGGCGCCTTTGAGGGATTAATAGAGAATAAGGCCTCTTGAACCTCTTGAACTGACACCGGTTTAGTCAATTCTTCATTCATTTGGTCAGTGACTCTAGGATGCATGTCATGAAACGACACAGCAAACGGAGGCGGGTTGGAAGATTTAAAAAGGTCAGAGTAAAACTTCACCGCCACATCCccttttgctttttcttttgggAAATTTGGAGCCAtgtagataataaaaaaaataataagtccATACACATAATAAATTGATGGCTATAATATTGTCTATATtatatgtaataataataaaattatcctGCGCATGTGTTTTCAATAgctaagtattttttttttatattctgtTTTATTGTTGTGAGGATTACAAATGGGATAGAATTGTGTGTGCATCATATATGACTCGTTTGAAGAATGAAATAATGAAAGAAGAATCATTGAGAAGAAGCTGAAACGAAGAATGGTGGTGAGCGGAGATTGGCGGCGTTTGTTTCACTATACATGAGTCTAGTTATCGAACTGTTCATCTACTTTGATTACCATAGAAATGAAAACTTTGGAGAAGATAACTAGTTATACCATTGCTATTGCAatgtattattctattttagtaTGAAACATAAACATGTTCTATTAAATCTTCGGATTCTTATCAATTATCTTTGGAGAAAATGAACAATTCAAactaaaatgtaatattttattttattctgttcttttttttgttcaaatttttgttttgttctgttttatgTAAGAAACATAgaataaaatgtaattttacaaTTTCCCTCTCCCTCCCTAAcacatataaatttgttaaaaatacataattaaaattggTATTTAAACTCGAATCTGAACCGCATCCGCAATGATtcaaaccaaatccaaaccaaaatttgtTAATATCCGAacgaaatttaaatttttacaatatATGAATGCTCATCCCTAAAAAGGATATAAGACAAATCTACTACAACATACaataaataatctaataaaCTATTTCATTCCGTCCATAGTGCAGATTACTACCTAGTTTTAATATTACTTCAGTTTCATAAAGATAAAAGTTTTGGACACAGATATAGAAATTTTGTGTGtcttcataaattatatatatatatatatataatagactATCTTAATGACGTCCTACCGGTTCAGAAAGCCAAACCGGAGATACTAAATCGACATATAACATTGCTGAAGGAGAACTCCTTACACCACGTGTaagcttgtccgccattgtCTTTTGTACCTTCGGACTATGTCTGATCTTAAAAGATAGGAAAGAAAgtcttataattaattattgttTCAAGAGAACTAATGGAACTATTTAATTAGcattgatttaattttattaaaaattaataattacaaaaataaagtatttatactataaatataatGTGTATTTAACATGTGTAAAacggaaaattatatttatagaatgGAATGAGTATTTGACAGTGATTAATTTAGAAGACACCAACAATAACTAATACACCAACTAATCAACACATTAATTAACGCAtcaatatatattctaaaaagtgAATATAGATAAGCTAGTCATAAGATCTTCTGATTTGCTTGATTCTTTCTGAGCTGTGGAATCTGGAGTTGTGTATTCGCTCCTTGTCATCAACTATTCGGTCTGATCGAGATCGTTCATTTCGTCAAGCTTCTTTGTGGTGGTTCATGACGGTGAAATACCGTTTCCACACCTTTCGGTTCTCTTGCCGGTTTATGAAGCTTTGGTTCTTATCTAGCTGTGCTATTCACTATAGGAGGAATCTTTCGTCGGTGGAATTTTCAAGTCTTGGATCCATCGATCGTATCATTACTCTCAAAGGTTCTCTTGATGACCACATGCAAAGCTCCTCAATTTCTAAGTTTTATTAGAATTATCGGTTTGTTCATTAAGGGTTCTTGTATCAAAGGTTGTCTGTTTGGTTATGTTTAATCTTTGTTTCCCATCTATGGGCTGATGTTTCCGGGGACTGAAGTGTAGTCCGCCGGCTCTTGACCGCCGGAATTACTGTAATTGCATGTCTGTAATATTgcttgttttaatatatatattttcagtgtgaaaaaaaaagaagataagcTAGTAACATCGACTAGCGATAGTAATCACAATTCGTTATACAGAGACGAATGTAACATAGTCAAAGCCACGACGAACAAGCACAGCTGATGAGGAACTTCAATGAGAAGGACAAAAAAACTGAATAACACCAATGCTCTATCGGATATCTCATCATCACAAtccacaagaagtgaagatgtGAGCAATGCATCTGTAACAGCGCGAGAGCATGAATCTCAATGGAAGCTGGAGggaataattataattaaaaaataaaaaataaacagacATTTGAAAATCTTAAGAGTTCTGAAAAGCAGCCAGATTTCATCAAGGGAATAAGTCCCCAACAAGCTTTAAACTGAGGAGGGGACATCACCTCCAATGCCTAATCTCCTCCTCAATCAATCTCCTATGCACCATAAAATATCCTATACCCATCAACCATTAATGAATATGCGAAAAGACCAAAAGGACATCCCATATTTTAATTGGAACCCAAAATTTGATCCCATTTCCCAAACCAAAATCGGCATCCAACATAACTCGGGTTTGGTCGGATCTGAATTGGATTGGTCTGTAAAAAAAATGGGTTGAGAAATTAAAAGTGGTTCTTATGTTTGTTGGTTTGgtctaaaaaaaagaaaaaagtgattCCCTCCCCCCGTAGCAGCTCCCTAGCAGCTCCTCTTGCAGCTCCTCCtccactcctctctctctcagcttCTCGAACGCTGCCGTCTGTTGCCGTCGGGGCGGATAAAGTTGCAGCCGGTAAGTTATGCTCTGTCCTAGCATTATTTCGGAAGTAGGTTTTGGGGGTTTTAATAGATTTGTAATTGTGACAAGTTTTGTTTAATTTCGGGGTAAATTGGTATATAATGAATTTCGGTAGGTGAATTGGAGTTGAGGGATAGGGATAAACCCTAGATTATTCAACTGTTCTTGATAAATTGTAGTAAAACTGAATAACTGGGTACAACTGGTAGAATTAGGAAAACAGGGAAAATTCGAATAACTGGTAAAACTGTAGCAGGATAATAGTAGGGGAAATTGTAGtgagtttcttttgtttgttcctTTTGGCAGGACACAATGAGCAATCACGTCAGAGATATACCTGGTAGTCCGAAAGAGAGCTACAAGATGTTGTATAGTTATTTGTACATGTTAGAGCAAGTGAATCCGGGGACAAAAACCTGTTTGAAATTGGATGATATAAGTAAATTTGAGTACCTTTTCATAGCTTTGGGAGCTTGCATTGAAGGGTTTGCAGTTATGAGGAAGGTGATAGCTGTGGAGGGGATACGTCTGAAGAACGGTGGTGTTTTAGTTTTCGCGAAAGCTCAGGATCCTAATGGTCAGAGGTATCCACTTGCGTTTGCAGTAGTAGATGGTGAGAATCTTGCTAGTTGGACTTGGTTTTTCGAGATGCTTAAAAGTGTTATACCAGACTCTTCTGAACTGGTTTTCATTAGTACAAGAAATCAGAGCTTGATCTTCGCCATAGGAAACGTGTTTCCACAGGCTCACCATGGTCATTGTTTATGGCATTTGAAGGAAAAGGTGAAATTGCATGCTTGTAACGTCAACAAGAATATAGTCGGGCAAAAACTTATGGAGTTGGGCAGATATTACACGGTTGATGACTTCAATTCTGCTTACGACTCATTTAAGATAAGATGTCCTGCTGCGTACAAGTATGTGGAGGAATGTGGTATTGAAAAGGACAAATGGGCAAGGGTTTTTTTCCCACGTGATAGGTACAACTTGGATACAAGCAACACTCTGGGATCAATGAAGAACGTGTTTAAAGAGGCAACGAGGTGGGCCTTAATACCAATGCTGGATTGTATCATTAGGAAATTCTCTGATTGGTTCACTCAACGGAAGGATGTTGTTTCTAGATCAATGAATACAAGACTGGTGCCTCGGGTTGAGAACTACTTGCACGATCTATGGGCTGTTGCACATAAGCTACCTGTGCGGGAACTTGATAGTTACGAGCTTAAGTACGAGATCACTGACGCTGCAGGAAAGGTGTTTTGGGCGACCTTGGTTGGAAAAACTTGTACTTGCAAGGTGTGGGACTATGAAAAGTTCCCTTGTCTGCATGGACTGGCAGCTTATATCTATTTCGCTAGGAATGTTGATGGCAGGCGCCTTGATATCCATGAGTTGTGCTCAAAATACTACTGGACGGAAATGTGGCATTTGGCGTATTCCAGAACACTTAATGTTGTGCCCGACATGGCTTCTTGGAATGTACCAGATCAGATCAAGGAGGTGAAGATCATACCTCCAGATCGCATCAAGCGGCAAGGAAGGAAAAGGGTTTAAATTTGGATGAATTTGGAGTAATGCATATTTCGAGTAATGCATTTGGGTACTTGATTTTATGTTGTAATCTCTGGAACTTTGTTTCATTTCGTGTTGTGTCGTGTTGTATGACTTGGAAAACTGCGTAAAACTTGAGTATAGTCAATTTATAACAAAACTCGGTTATCAATTTCAGaacgtttatttttttttgtcaaacaaattaaatgtttcttttataaatgaataatatatttttaatgaattttaatgtaatttctgaattttagaataaaattaacAGATTATATAATGAATAATTACTAAGTAagcagaaaatatatttttaatgtaatttaggAAAAAAATCTTTGTTGGATTCCTTGTCTATTTATAACAAAACTCGGTTATCAATTTCTGAAATTTAGGAAAAAAACTCTCACGTATCTCTTACGAGACCTTGCAATTCCAATAACACTTTGTTGGCCAAAGACATCTTACAAACGAAACTTTCGAGTTATATCTATTCGCTAAATATAATTGCATG includes:
- the LOC108834892 gene encoding uncharacterized protein LOC108834892, whose translation is MAPNFPKEKAKGDVAVKFYSDLFKSSNPPPFAVSFHDMHPRVTDQMNEELTKPVSVQEVQEALFSINPSKAPGPDGMSALFYQKFWSIVQAQVVREVQRFFEEGILPKEWNYTHLCLIPKIQDPESISDLRPISLCSVMYKIISKVMAKRIVPVLQVIISPTQSAFVSERLMTYNITIAHEMIHSLGDSQDCNSDKMVVKTDMSKAYDRVEWGYLRSLMCALGFDQKWIFWVMKCVSSVTYSVLINDQPHGVIVPQRGLRQGDPLSPALFVLCSEGLNHLLTRAESGEEISGIKFGLTGPSINQLHFADDCLFACQANAEQSHNLINILTRYEQVTGQKLNPAKSSIIFGKSVREAEKGRIKTVLGIEKEGGMDKYLGIPEIMKGSKIKLFSYLKERMNNKISGWHAKHLSQGGKEVLIKAVASALPVLPMSVYQLPKTVISGLSSEMARFWWDGLAFKRKIHWMSWEKLCLSKEDGGMGFRELECFNQALLAKQAWRMIQFEDCLMARVLKGKYFGEKRFLDVRMGNKVSYAWKSILFGRELLQKGLKYSVGDGRDIHVWSEPWMEDEDGTCRPPYRKQRVFDANLKVSDVIDFPKRRWNKTLLDELFVPSDVQILLRNQPSVFDRDSWVWKSTPSGLYTVKTGYELAFSVNKKELLRYALHARGMKGDVVCQTCGLDGESINHVLFSCTLARQIWAQSGFPHPPGGFHDSSIFANVSYLLQAWRFLYNGVQTCIKAFDEARLWFLAQDVAQQSNAENSQVITTHSASCIAPPIDFVKCTIGMRWSKKSKEVGAACVLSDAGGMTLLHSRRSFAGVWSKEEAYFLSLVWAVESMLSHKCLNVYFTLEWRMLVNAINRPKAWPSFKFKVTEIRHLLGELLAWRVVFERSEGHRDASLIANSVIIGDRFQSYVARGAPRWL
- the LOC108854477 gene encoding uncharacterized protein LOC108854477 encodes the protein MSNHVRDIPGSPKESYKMLYSYLYMLEQVNPGTKTCLKLDDISKFEYLFIALGACIEGFAVMRKVIAVEGIRLKNGGVLVFAKAQDPNGQRYPLAFAVVDGENLASWTWFFEMLKSVIPDSSELVFISTRNQSLIFAIGNVFPQAHHGHCLWHLKEKVKLHACNVNKNIVGQKLMELGRYYTVDDFNSAYDSFKIRCPAAYKYVEECGIEKDKWARVFFPRDRYNLDTSNTLGSMKNVFKEATRWALIPMLDCIIRKFSDWFTQRKDVVSRSMNTRLVPRVENYLHDLWAVAHKLPVRELDSYELKYEITDAAGKVFWATLVGKTCTCKVWDYEKFPCLHGLAAYIYFARNVDGRRLDIHELCSKYYWTEMWHLAYSRTLNVVPDMASWNVPDQIKEVKIIPPDRIKRQGRKRV